One genomic window of Gemmatimonadales bacterium includes the following:
- the ftsH gene encoding ATP-dependent zinc metalloprotease FtsH — MPDRLPPPRFSWSKLSKTAAFWLIVLLIPVMLVELTSGRGGETSEVAYYDFNRELERDNVNAVEITQGEAPELRGEFKTPVHVVGRDVVRFTTQLPFQPTEAFASALVQHNVQIRAKPARQGFLGLFVGIIPWLVLIGFWVFLFRQMQSGGSRAFAFGKSKAKLLTGDTPKITFADVAGADEAKVELQEIIEFLKDPQKFTRLGGRLPKGALLIGAPGTGKTLLAKAVAGEAGRPFFSMSGSDFVEMFVGVGASRVRDLFEQGKAHAPCIIFIDEIDAVGRHRGAGLGGGHDEREQTLNQLLVEMDGFESNDGVILLAATNRPDVLDPALLRPGRFDRQIVVDAPDVKGREGILRVHVRKIPLGADVRLETLAKGTPGLSGADLANLVNEAALLAARRNKPRVDMPDFEDARDKVMLGVERRSLVLTEDERRLTAYHEAGHTIVLLAIPGLDPVHKVTIVPRGRSLGSTSWLPEEDRHNYTKYWLEGQLAVGFGGRVAEELVFGPEKVTTGAASDIEHATDLARRMVTKFGMSDKIGAIAVGDREQEIFLGRELSQRREISERTSELVDEEVKRIIDSAYQRARDILGGKRGVLDTLAAALLERETLERDDILAVAAGQPLPPRRETPALGAASGTASPAAKGTAPAPLGVPKEAPSPA, encoded by the coding sequence ATGCCTGACCGGTTGCCACCTCCGCGCTTCAGCTGGAGCAAGCTGTCGAAGACGGCGGCGTTCTGGCTGATCGTCCTGCTGATTCCCGTGATGCTGGTCGAGTTGACGAGCGGCCGCGGCGGGGAGACGTCGGAGGTCGCCTACTACGACTTCAACCGCGAGCTCGAGCGCGACAACGTCAACGCGGTGGAGATCACGCAGGGCGAGGCGCCGGAGCTGCGGGGCGAGTTCAAGACGCCCGTGCACGTGGTCGGCCGCGACGTGGTGCGGTTCACGACCCAGCTGCCGTTCCAGCCCACCGAGGCCTTCGCGAGCGCGCTGGTGCAGCACAACGTGCAGATCCGCGCCAAGCCCGCGCGGCAGGGCTTCCTCGGCCTGTTCGTCGGCATCATCCCCTGGCTGGTGCTGATCGGCTTCTGGGTCTTCCTGTTCCGCCAGATGCAGAGCGGCGGCTCGCGCGCCTTCGCGTTCGGCAAGTCGAAGGCCAAGCTCCTGACCGGGGACACGCCCAAGATCACCTTCGCCGACGTGGCGGGGGCCGACGAGGCCAAGGTCGAGCTGCAGGAGATCATCGAGTTCCTCAAGGACCCGCAGAAGTTCACCCGGCTGGGCGGCCGGCTGCCCAAGGGCGCGCTGCTGATCGGCGCACCGGGCACCGGCAAGACGCTCCTGGCCAAGGCGGTGGCCGGCGAGGCGGGGCGGCCGTTCTTCTCGATGTCGGGCTCCGACTTCGTGGAGATGTTCGTCGGCGTGGGCGCGAGCCGCGTCCGCGACCTGTTCGAGCAGGGCAAGGCGCACGCGCCGTGCATCATCTTCATCGACGAGATCGACGCCGTCGGCCGGCACCGCGGCGCGGGGCTGGGCGGCGGCCACGACGAGCGCGAGCAGACGCTGAACCAGCTGCTGGTGGAGATGGACGGCTTCGAGTCGAACGACGGCGTGATCCTGCTGGCCGCGACCAACCGCCCCGACGTGCTCGATCCGGCGCTGCTCCGGCCGGGCCGCTTCGACCGGCAGATCGTGGTGGACGCGCCCGACGTGAAGGGCCGCGAGGGCATCCTCCGCGTCCACGTCCGCAAGATCCCGCTCGGCGCCGACGTCCGGCTGGAGACGCTGGCCAAGGGCACGCCCGGCCTCTCGGGGGCCGACCTCGCCAACCTGGTGAACGAGGCGGCGCTGCTCGCCGCCCGCCGCAACAAGCCGCGCGTGGACATGCCGGATTTCGAGGACGCCCGGGACAAGGTGATGCTCGGCGTCGAGCGCCGCAGCCTGGTCCTGACCGAGGACGAGCGGCGGCTCACGGCGTATCACGAGGCCGGGCACACGATCGTCCTGCTGGCGATCCCCGGGCTCGATCCGGTGCACAAGGTCACCATCGTGCCGCGCGGCCGGTCGCTGGGCAGCACGTCGTGGCTGCCGGAGGAGGACCGGCACAACTACACGAAGTACTGGCTGGAGGGTCAGCTGGCGGTCGGGTTCGGTGGTCGGGTGGCGGAGGAGCTGGTCTTCGGGCCGGAGAAGGTGACCACGGGTGCGGCGAGCGACATCGAGCACGCGACCGATTTGGCCCGCCGCATGGTGACGAAGTTCGGGATGAGCGACAAGATCGGCGCGATCGCGGTGGGCGACCGCGAACAGGAGATCTTCCTCGGCCGGGAGCTGTCGCAGCGGCGGGAGATCAGCGAGCGCACCAGCGAGCTGGTCGACGAGGAGGTGAAGCGGATCATCGACAGCGCCTACCAGCGGGCGCGCGACATCCTCGGGGGGAAGCGCGGCGTCCTCGACACGCTGGCCGCGGCGCTGCTGGAGCGGGAGACACTGGAGCGCGACGACATCCTGGCGGTGG
- the hpt gene encoding hypoxanthine phosphoribosyltransferase, translated as MLALDSIAKVMGGRAIRRVVLDAEAIQRRVEEMGREITAAYPDGDLLVLGLLKGSFIFLGDLVRQIGRPIQIDFLVAASYGSGTVSSGDVRLLYDPETRLEGKHILLVEDIIDSGRTLNRLMELLEARRPLSLAMCALLHKHIAPNLKLEPRFLGFDAPKEFLVGYGLDHAENFRHLPFIASLAE; from the coding sequence ATGCTCGCGCTGGATAGCATTGCGAAGGTCATGGGCGGCCGCGCCATCCGGCGCGTGGTGCTCGACGCCGAGGCGATTCAGCGCCGCGTCGAGGAAATGGGGCGGGAGATCACCGCCGCCTATCCGGACGGGGATCTGCTCGTGCTGGGGCTGCTCAAGGGCAGCTTCATCTTCCTCGGCGACCTGGTGCGGCAGATCGGCCGGCCCATCCAGATCGACTTCCTGGTGGCCGCGTCCTACGGCAGCGGGACGGTCTCCAGCGGCGATGTGCGGCTGCTCTACGACCCCGAGACCCGGCTGGAAGGGAAACATATCCTGCTGGTCGAGGATATTATTGATTCGGGAAGGACCCTGAACCGACTGATGGAGCTGCTGGAGGCACGGCGCCCGCTCAGCCTGGCGATGTGCGCGCTCCTGCACAAGCACATCGCACCGAACCTGAAGCTCGAGCCACGGTTCCTGGGGTTCGACGCGCCGAAGGAGTTCCTGGTGGGTTACGGCCTGGACCACGCCGAGAACTTCCGCCACCTGCCGTTCATCGCGAGCCTGGCCGAGTGA